The following coding sequences lie in one Ignavibacteria bacterium genomic window:
- the rsmH gene encoding 16S rRNA (cytosine(1402)-N(4))-methyltransferase RsmH: MEEKHIPVLLKESLEHLISDKQGAYFDGTIGFGGHTSKFLEVLGPEAKLVATEVDKDAYNYSKTKFQSDKRVRLYNTNFSEIDTVSKIEFIEQYSGIFADLGVSSFQLDNPQSGFTYRSESALDLRLDKTKEISASDVINGFTEEEIADILYQFGEEKNSRRIARSIAEKRAFGNIETTTELSRIIEELTPAQHLNKTLSRVFQALRIYVNDELGVLREFLIKSVELLKTGGNIVILTYHSLEDRVVKDFFKNESLSCICPPDFPICVCDKVKRLEVITRKPVVPSTEEVEINRRSRSAKLRAARKV; the protein is encoded by the coding sequence ATGGAAGAAAAACATATTCCGGTATTATTAAAAGAAAGCCTTGAACATCTGATTTCAGATAAACAGGGAGCATATTTCGATGGAACCATAGGCTTTGGCGGCCATACATCGAAGTTTCTTGAAGTTCTGGGCCCGGAAGCAAAACTTGTTGCAACTGAGGTAGACAAAGATGCATACAACTATTCCAAAACCAAATTTCAGTCTGACAAAAGAGTAAGATTATATAATACAAATTTTTCTGAGATCGATACTGTTTCAAAAATCGAGTTTATTGAACAGTATAGCGGAATCTTTGCTGATCTGGGCGTCTCATCATTTCAGCTGGATAACCCTCAGTCGGGCTTCACATACAGAAGTGAAAGTGCACTCGACCTCAGGTTGGACAAAACAAAAGAGATCTCAGCCTCTGACGTTATTAATGGATTTACAGAGGAGGAGATTGCAGATATATTATATCAATTCGGCGAGGAAAAGAATTCCAGAAGAATCGCCCGCAGCATAGCTGAGAAAAGGGCCTTCGGGAATATAGAAACCACAACTGAGTTGAGTAGGATCATTGAAGAGCTGACACCGGCTCAGCATCTGAACAAAACTCTTTCGCGTGTTTTTCAGGCTTTACGAATATACGTTAATGATGAGTTGGGAGTTTTAAGAGAGTTCCTGATAAAATCAGTGGAGCTGTTAAAGACAGGAGGAAACATAGTGATTTTGACCTATCACTCCCTGGAAGACAGGGTCGTAAAAGACTTTTTCAAGAATGAAAGTCTTTCCTGTATCTGTCCGCCTGATTTTCCCATATGTGTATGCGATAAGGTAAAAAGACTCGAAGTCATAACCAGAAAGCCTGTCGTCCCGTCAACTGAAGAAGTGGAAATTAACAGAAGATCACGCAGCGCAAAATTAAGAGCAGCAAGAAAAGTATGA
- a CDS encoding PASTA domain-containing protein: MNNNRALLVIFVLIIFFAALLIRLFDIQIRKHDDFDYYAKNQQIEKKLIRAERGFIYDRNGELLAYDRNDVSFFVDTRMTKARDIDSLSAIFSRVFGKSKNYYRSMLKNPESKVVCLEKKAPAELAVKLKDVKINGLFSKEDPTRVYSYDNLASHILGYVGGSYEGIEGVEKYYNKELTGTDGSMIIERDVKGRMVTVSEDATIQPVPGSNLVLTIDKSYQKILEEELRKGLDQYQSTAGVGIIMDPNTGEILALANMPDFNPNKYGQYPDQVRRDRALTDTYEPGSTFKSLTISALFDKKLIKGTESVYAENGKYKYRNVNITDSHRMQWLTVREVIEQSSNIGMAKLIGKIDEDEFYKYLRNYGFGNYSFIDLPGESRGILKKPGNFNELTQAFMSFGYEVSVTPIQMITAYAALVNGGTLLQPHLLKKITARDGQVKEEFAPKQLRNVISKETSAKIRNLLVGVIENGSAKSAKLDKVTAGGKTGTSQQLINNKYSKSSYNSSFIGFFPADKPKVLCYIFVNAPKVGGYGGLVAAPIFKNVAERLISTDISLLSGNEVKTDEKTKFDRVITASEKLDGNKRYADVPQTKTYAVSRPRVLNKSVMPDLSNYNLRDAVAVLLEMGVKYKIEGSGRVVSQSLVPGSPVRPGLLCQLKCEEKKLTGARIN; the protein is encoded by the coding sequence ATGAATAATAACAGAGCTTTACTGGTAATATTTGTACTGATCATTTTCTTTGCAGCTTTGCTGATCCGGCTCTTCGATATCCAGATCAGGAAACACGACGATTTTGATTACTATGCCAAGAACCAGCAGATTGAAAAAAAACTGATAAGGGCTGAAAGAGGATTTATTTACGACCGCAACGGCGAACTTTTGGCCTACGACCGTAACGACGTTTCGTTCTTTGTAGATACAAGAATGACAAAGGCCAGGGATATAGATTCCCTGTCTGCCATTTTTTCTAGAGTGTTCGGTAAGTCGAAAAATTACTACAGGAGCATGCTGAAGAATCCTGAGAGCAAGGTCGTATGCCTTGAAAAGAAGGCTCCTGCTGAACTGGCGGTAAAGCTTAAGGACGTGAAAATTAACGGCCTGTTCTCAAAGGAAGACCCTACCAGGGTCTATTCCTACGACAACCTTGCCTCTCACATCCTGGGCTACGTTGGCGGCTCCTACGAAGGTATTGAGGGAGTGGAAAAGTATTACAATAAGGAGCTTACCGGTACCGATGGCAGCATGATTATTGAAAGGGATGTTAAAGGAAGAATGGTTACTGTCTCAGAAGATGCAACCATTCAGCCCGTGCCCGGAAGCAACCTTGTTCTTACAATTGATAAGTCTTACCAGAAGATACTGGAAGAAGAACTGAGAAAAGGCTTGGATCAGTATCAGAGTACTGCCGGCGTTGGTATTATAATGGATCCCAATACGGGCGAGATTCTGGCTCTGGCAAATATGCCGGACTTTAACCCGAATAAGTACGGGCAGTATCCGGATCAGGTTAGACGCGACAGGGCTCTTACGGATACATATGAACCGGGATCAACCTTTAAGTCGCTTACAATTTCTGCACTGTTTGACAAGAAACTGATCAAGGGCACAGAAAGTGTTTATGCGGAGAACGGAAAATATAAATATAGAAATGTGAACATTACTGACTCACACCGGATGCAGTGGCTTACTGTAAGAGAGGTCATTGAGCAGTCAAGTAATATAGGTATGGCAAAACTGATAGGCAAAATAGATGAAGATGAGTTTTACAAATACCTGCGGAACTACGGATTCGGTAATTATTCTTTTATAGATCTTCCCGGTGAAAGCAGGGGAATACTTAAGAAGCCTGGAAATTTTAACGAACTGACCCAGGCTTTTATGTCATTTGGATATGAAGTCTCTGTAACACCTATTCAGATGATAACAGCCTATGCGGCTTTGGTTAACGGAGGAACTCTTCTCCAGCCGCACCTGCTTAAAAAAATCACTGCAAGGGACGGACAGGTAAAAGAGGAATTTGCACCAAAGCAGCTTAGAAATGTGATCTCAAAAGAAACTTCTGCTAAAATCAGAAATCTTCTGGTCGGCGTAATTGAGAATGGATCGGCAAAGTCAGCAAAGCTTGATAAGGTGACAGCCGGGGGCAAGACGGGAACTTCACAGCAGCTTATTAACAATAAGTATTCGAAGTCCAGCTATAATTCGTCTTTCATAGGTTTTTTCCCGGCTGATAAACCGAAAGTCCTCTGCTATATTTTTGTGAACGCACCAAAGGTGGGCGGGTACGGCGGCCTCGTTGCGGCTCCGATCTTTAAGAATGTTGCCGAAAGACTTATTTCAACGGATATAAGCCTACTTTCAGGAAATGAAGTTAAAACAGATGAAAAGACAAAATTTGATCGGGTGATAACGGCTTCAGAAAAGCTTGATGGAAATAAACGATATGCAGACGTTCCGCAGACAAAGACATATGCGGTTAGCAGGCCCAGAGTACTGAATAAAAGTGTTATGCCGGATCTGAGCAATTATAATTTAAGAGACGCAGTGGCGGTACTCCTGGAAATGGGTGTGAAGTATAAGATTGAAGGAAGCGGCAGGGTGGTCTCCCAAAGCCTCGTGCCCGGAAGCCCGGTCAGGCCGGGACTTTTATGCCAGCTTAAATGTGAAGAAAAGAAATTAACCGGAGCAAGGATTAACTGA
- the mraZ gene encoding division/cell wall cluster transcriptional repressor MraZ, whose amino-acid sequence MFIGSFTYSIDSKSRVSIPAKLRKYVKPEANDTFVMTRGVEQCIVVYPLDQWKELVDQKLSNLNEFDRKEAMFLRAFLQRASEDTLDSQSRLLIPQNLIEYAGIEKEVFILGAIKKIEIWNPAIYEKYLASQPETFEEIAQEVMKP is encoded by the coding sequence ATGTTTATAGGAAGCTTTACATATTCAATCGATTCAAAAAGTAGGGTTAGCATTCCTGCCAAGCTGCGTAAGTACGTAAAGCCGGAAGCTAATGATACTTTTGTTATGACAAGGGGTGTGGAGCAGTGCATTGTGGTTTACCCCCTTGACCAGTGGAAAGAACTGGTGGATCAGAAGCTGTCCAATTTGAATGAATTCGACAGAAAAGAAGCTATGTTCTTAAGGGCATTCCTTCAAAGAGCTTCTGAGGATACGCTTGACTCTCAGTCAAGGCTTCTTATTCCCCAGAACTTAATTGAATATGCAGGCATTGAAAAGGAAGTGTTCATTCTCGGTGCGATAAAGAAAATTGAGATCTGGAACCCGGCCATTTATGAAAAATATCTTGCCTCACAGCCGGAGACCTTCGAAGAGATTGCACAGGAGGTAATGAAACCATAA